From a region of the Impatiens glandulifera chromosome 4, dImpGla2.1, whole genome shotgun sequence genome:
- the LOC124935920 gene encoding phosphatidylinositol transfer protein 3-like, whose translation MSWFSPYSNTENEDHLQEDEKEKNAVQAMRALVEKQDPSSKDFDDLMIRRFLRARDHDIEKGCGLFLKYLNWRRKFLPNGYISPAEISNDLAQKKLFMQGLDKTGRPIVVVFGGKHRPDKTSLDEFKRFVVFVLERISARMPSGCEKFTAIADLEGWGYTSSDVRGYIASLSILQDCYPERLGKLLVVHVPYLFMTAWKGVYPFIDEKTRKKIVFVEDKKLESTLLEDIDENQLPDVYGGKLPLVPIEDC comes from the exons ATGTCTTGGTTTTCTCCATACTCAAATACTGAAAATGAAGATCATCTTCAAGAAGATGAGAAGGAGAAGAATGCAGTTCAAGCCATGAGAGCTTTAGTTGAGAAACAAGATCCATCTTCCAAG gattttgatgatttgatgaTTAGAAGGTTTCTACGAGCTCGTGATCATGATATTGAAAAGGGTTGTGGGCtttttttgaaatatctaaaTTGGAGGAGGAAGTTTTTACCGAATGGTTATATTTCGCCGGCTGAGATTTCAAATGATTTGGCACAGAAGAAGTTGTTTATGCAGGGATTAGATAAGACGGGAAGACCAATTGTGGTGGTTTTTGGTGGAAAACATAGACCGGATAAGACCAGTCTTGATGAGTTTAAGA GGTTTGTGGTCTTTGTTCTTGAAAGAATCTCTGCAAG AATGCCAAGCGGATGCGAAAAGTTCACAGCCATTGCTGATCTAGAAGGATGGGGATACACAAGCAGCGATGTTCGCGGATACATAGCCTCTCTGTCGATCTTACAG GATTGTTATCCCGAGAGACTTGGAAAATTGTTGGTGGTTCACGTACCCTACTTGTTCATGACGGCATGGAAAGGTGTATATCCATTTATCGACGAGAAAACAAGGAAGAAG ATAGTGTTTGTGGAAGACAAGAAGCTAGAATCTACTTTGCTCGAGGATATCGATGAGAATCAACTTCCTGATGTTTACGGAGGAAAACTTCCATTAGTGCCTATCGAGGATTGTTGA
- the LOC124934251 gene encoding uncharacterized protein LOC124934251: protein MAMAAILQSPASITATSSFVFPNFLHKSSSQLASIAFLKSYPSSSARTRTGIVLSPRVSTAYSNGSIRCQASAGETSTESSTSVVYPGFYGPWSIDSADVREVISYRSGLVTAAASFVIAASSTFFRDDNALSGLIKQNIDILYVIGAGGLGLSLFLIHIYVTEIKRTLQALWGLGALGSFAAYICLAQPAGKSLAEYVVDNPTAVWFVGPLFASLTGLVFKEGLCYGKLEAGILTFVIPSLLLGHLTGLMDDGVKGTLLGVWMVLFVIFAGRKFTQPIKDDIGDKSVFIFNALGEDEKKALIMKLEQQKLNQDLD from the exons ATGGCCATGGCCGCAATTCTACAATCTCCTGCTTCAATAACCGCTACTTCTTCCTTCGTTTTCCCCAACTTCCTCCACAAATCATCTTCCCAGCTCGCATCAATTGCTTTTCTCAAATCTTATCCATCTTCATCCGCTCGTACTAGAACCGGCATAGTCTTATCCCCTAGGGTTTCAACCGCATATAGTAATGGATCCATCAGGTGTCAAGCTTCCGCCGGTGAAACCTCGACAGAATCTTCTACCTCCGTCGTTTATCCTGGATTCTACGGCCCTTGGTCTATCGACTCTGCTGACGTTCGCGAG GTAATATCTTATAGATCGGGGCTAGTGACAGCTGCTGCATCATTTGTTATTGCTGCTTCGTCAACTTTTTTTCGTGATGATAATGCTTTGAGTGGCTTAATAAAGCAAAATATCGATATTCTTTATGTTATTGGAGCTGGTGGATTAGGATTATCCTTGTTTTTGATTCACATCTATGTAACTGAGATTAAACGCACTCTTCAAGCGTTGTGGGGACTTGGTGCATTAGGATCTTTTGCAGCATATATATGCTTAGCTCAACCAGCTGGTAAGAGTTTAGCAGAGTATGTTGTTGATAACCCAACTGCAGTCTGGTTCGTTGGTCCTCTTTTTGCATCTTTGACTGGACTTGTCTTCAAGGAAG GCCTGTGCTATGGGAAATTGGAAGCTGGAATCCTGACTTTTGTGATCCCTTCTCTCCTTTTGGGCCACCTG ACTGGTTTGATGGATGATGGAGTCAAGGGAACTCTTTTGGGTGTTTGGATGGTTCTATTTGTTATCTTTGCTGGGAGGAAATTTACTCAACCAATTAAG GACGATATTGGAGACAAGTCGGTTTTCATATTCAATGCCTTGGGGGAGGATGAAAAGAAAGCATTGATCATGAAACTTGAGCAGCAAAAGCTCAATCAGGATCTTGATTAG